The following DNA comes from Solidesulfovibrio fructosivorans JJ].
AGAGCTTCATAACTGGCGTTGAGGACTTCAGCAGCCCGCCTCTGTACGTCCAGTTGCGAGAATATGCCGCCCTGGTCGAGGCTGAGGCGAAAGCCGAAACGGTGGAGGCTGGCGTGTAGGGGATAATTCAGAATCCTGGACATTCACAGCAACAGGATCATGGGCGGCCTGCTTCTTCGGAGGTGGGCCGCTTTTCGTTAAGTTGTATTGATAGTATTTTATGATCAGCCTAACGTATTAAGGGGTTTTGTTGAAAAATGTTATCGATCATATCCGCATAGTGTCTTTCGCTTTTTAGTCCGATAATTTTTGAATACTTAGACAGGATTTGGCTGTTGTGTGATGAAATAATAAAATCGACGGCCAAACTGGCGGACATCATATTTATTTCGGACGAATCAAGATGTATAAATTGAGTCTCAGAGCTCCCGATAATAATTTTAGATGAACTAATTGGTAAAATTATCAATAAAATATCTTTTGCGAAAATAGGTGGTACAATGTCTCCATTTTTTACAATAGCAATTGGTCCGATGTCTCCCAAAATTAAGTTGCTGTCAGCGTATGTTTTGACTTGCCAATTTAGAGTTTTATATTGACGAAAACGCTCTGTTTCGCTTCTTGATTTTGATAATACGTCAATTTGTGCGGTTTTTATTTCTGGAAGAGTCTTGTCTTTCAGTGCCGAAAATAGCTGAGGCCCTACGACTTTGGCCCCTGTGAATACAAAATTCGCAAGGTTATGTTTTTCACTCTTCAGCTTTTCCCTGCACAATTGTTTGATTTTGTTGTTGTCAATTTCAGGATGTTCTTTGCAAATATCATCAATGCATTTTGTAAGTCTAGTGTCGTCAGCAAGCATCCCCGATATGAGCCTAATAAGATTTTCGTCGTTTAATAAATCTTCCTTTGCCCTGTCTATTAAATGATTTGTCGAAGATGTAATTATGCTTCTAAAATATCTTGTTCGTACTACTAGGGATTCAATAAAAGACGCAACGCTCGCTTCGTATTGTTTTGTCAATGTTTCATTTGTGCGTGTATATTCTATAGCTTTAGCATAACCATATTCATTGTCAGTGATGTAGTCGTCAGCGCTTACATCTTGGTATTCGTAGAACTTACTTTCAACGGCAACATTCTTGATGTTTGTTTCAATTGGGGGGGTGTTTCGCCTGGTAATATAGGTAAAAGATTCTTTTTTTGTTTCTTTCGAAATAAATCCCCTAAGCAAGAACCTCGGTATGAAATGTTGTCGTTTTCCTGCCATGGTGCTTCCTTGATTGTCTTGGTGATTCAGTTAGAGTTGTGTGAAGATTTTTGATGTATTATGAAATAATTCTGATAGTAATACCAAAAGCTAGTCATCCTGGCAATGACAATCAGGACAGTAGGGGAGGCGCTTTGCGTTCTTTTCCCGAATCCTGACAAAATCGTCGAATGGGCTTATATCGCTCGTGTTTGGCAGGTATCACAACTTTGGTGTGATAGCCATCGGCGACTCCGCAAGTCTGATACAATGTCGAGACGGTAGGGCAGGGTGCTTCTAAACCGGATAACTTTCCGGATAACGTGAAAATATCGAATTGAATTTGTTGTTTAATTAAAATAAGATATAATTATATTTCGAGTCCCCCCTTCGCACCATATTAGAGTCCAGGACGGTCCGATAAGGACCGGAACAACCTGGAAACATTAACGAGGCCGGACTAGCAATAGTCCGGCCTCGTCTTTTTGTGTCCGCTGATATTCTTCCCTATGGGGCCCTTTTGGGGCTAGATTCGCCGAGGCGGCATTACCTCAATCCCGCATGGCGACTTCACATTTCGATGTGAGGAAATACCCCTTAGGAGCCATGGTTTGGGCTCAAGTTCGCACGGACTCCTTGCATGAGAGCGCTCCCCGCGTGAGTTGCCGGAGCGCACATGCGGCCGAGCCCCGAACCTCGGGCGAACGAAGTCTCTTGTCCGCGCCATGCCCGCGCTGATTCCCACGCGCGAAGCCACGGGCATCCCGGCCAAGTTGACCAACCCGCGCAAGCGGTTCTCAGCGTCAACCGGTGGTAACACCCGCGCTCCTTGTGTAGAGTTGCGATCAGTTCGCTGTCCCTTCACCCCTGATGATTTCAGCAACTGTGGAGGCTTTGCACGGGAATGCCATTTGTCTACCGTATCACCTCTCTTTCATCACTTTTGCTCAGCGCTCTCCTGCTGTTATTGATTTGTACCCTTGGTCACGCCGCCGTGGTGGACGTGAAGCAGGGGTGGCAGTATCGCTGGGGAGACTCTCCATTTCGTGCCGATGGAGAGGCGATTTGGGCTGTGGAGGGTGGAAAATCCTCTGACAAGTGGCTGGATATCGTCTTTCCATCCAATCCTCCGCAACGACAAGGCAGAGAGAATGTCTGGTTCCGTGTCATGTTGCCCAAGGGAAAGTGGCGTGATCCTGTGCTCTATATCTACAGTGTGGACTTGATCGTACAAGTGTATCTCGAAGGAAAAAAGATCTATCAATACGGTAAATTTGATGAACATGGCCGTAAAAAATTTTTTGGATGGCCATGGCATATGATAACGCTGCCACAGGATTGCGGCGGCAAGACTCTCTATTTTCGTGTCTTTTCAAACTACATGGATATTGGTCTTTGGGGTGAGATTAAACTTATGGAGCGCACCGAACTGCTGCACTATATTGTTAATAACTCTCTTCAAAGCCTGATTATCGGCAGCTTTTCCTTGGTTGTTGCGCTGTTGGCCCTGTTCTTTGCTCTGGTGCAAACAAAAAAAGGGACGTTCTGGGCTATAGCTCTCTATGCCCTCTCCGCCGGGGGGATGGCTATTGGCGATACACAGGCGACTTTGCTCCTCTGGTATCGGCCACTGTTTTGGGATTATGTCTCGGCGGCGTCCTATTTTCTCGTCCCCATAGCGAGCGCCCTGTTGTTGGAACAATGGTTTGATGGTGGTCTGCGCAGAATGTTTCGCACGATCTGGGTCTTTTTTCTTTGTTATTTTGTGCTTGCCCTTGGCCTCTCCTTGCAAGGCCTGGTCATGCTTTCCCATACATTTCCTGTGTTTGACATGCTGTTTGCGCTTAGTTTGCCCCTCTGCCTTGTGCCGTTTTGGTGGTTTAAGCAGATGACTCTGGAGCAGCGGTCCATCCTGGTGGCCTATGCCCTTCTCTGTCTGTTGCTGTTGTTGGATATGGCTGTGGCCCATAGTGTAGTGCCGTGGGGGCGCATTCCCGTAAGCTGGGGGTCTCTGTTCTTTATTGTAACAATTATCATAATTTCATTGCGTTACTATGGAAGGATGCAAAAAGAACTGCAGGCCCTTAATCGCTCTTTAGAAGAAAAAGTTCAGGCACGCACACGTGTTTTGTCCTTAGAGAGTGAGAAGAAGGGGGTGATTGGTGAGCTTATAACAGGTCTTCAACAGTGTATTAATGTAGAGCAAGCGCGCGCTGTATTACGCAAGGAGCTGCCAAGACTTTGGCAACCGATTCCGGGATGCTTTTATGAGGTTCAGGTTCACGGCGAGGCGTATCATTTAAGCTGTTGTTGGGGAGACTATAAAATGAGCGAAGCCCAACCTATCATTTCTTGGAAACAAATGATGGAACATCTTGAGGTGCAAGAGGAAATTTCGTGGTATTTTCCAGTTAGGATCGAACATCCACGTTTGGGTCCCCAACAGGTTGGGGCGTTTATGTTGCGGGTAGACCAGAATACTTGGTTACAGGATTCGGAGTTTCACCATGCGACACTGCTGAGCTTGGCTCGCCGGGCTATGGATCGCATCAACTTCACGTTGACACAACTACGACTGCAACAAGAGCTTAGAAGCTATTCCTATGAGGATGCCCTTACTGGATTGAAAAACAGACGTTTTTTTGATGACGCTTTGGAACGGGAGATAGCCCAGGCATTAAAGCAACAGAGTGATCTTAGTTTGATTATGCTTGATATCGATTATTTTAAGTTTTTTAATGATTCCTATGGCCATGCCGCGGGCGATGAAGCGTTGCGCTTTTTAGCTGAACAGATGAACAAGACTTTCCGCCATACAGATATTATATGTCGCTATGGCGGCGAAGAGTTCGTCATTCTTATGCCTCATGCCAAGGCTTCGGAATGTCATGCTCGAGTCCTGGAACTGCTTCAAACTATAGCGCGGAGTACCATACAATACGCAGGGCGGGATTTGGGGACTATAACTCTTTCCGTTGGTATTTCCAGCTGGCCCAGTTTCGTGGAGAATCCGCAAGAGCTCTTGTCCCATGCGGATAGAGCCCTGTATCAGGCTAAGGAACGAGGGCGCAACAGGGTGGTGCTCTATGGAGAGTAAGCGCTTGTCAATCCGTTGAGTGGAGCGCACGATAAACGACACAACCAAGCGCATTGCGGGAACGGCAGGTGGGCCGTCCAAAAGAAACCCGGGCCGAAGCCCGGGTCTTTTCCTGTTTTGAATGGGGCGCGCCCCTCGGTTTTTTTCCGAATGGCGCTTAGACGCGCGGCGTCTGCCCGCTACCCGGCGACTGCCTTGGGGCCGGCTTCCCCGCTGTGTTGCAGTTCCCCGATCAGGGCGGACAGCTCCTCGACTTGCCCGGCAACCGAGGCGACCACATCGCCCGATTGGCGCATGGCGTCGGTGGTGGTCGACGAGATGGCGCTGATGTCCCCGATGCTTTGGTTGATGGCCTCGCTTGTGGCCGATTGTTGCTCGGCGGCCGTGGCGATGGCATGGACCTGGTCCGCCGTGGAATCCGCCAGCGCTTTGATCCGGCTCAAAATCCGGCGGGATTCCTCGGCCAGGGCGACGGTCTTGTCGATGGTCGCGGCATCATGGTCCACGGCCTGGCTGCTGTGGCGCGTGCCGTCCTGGATATCGCGGATCGCCTTGTCCACTTCCTTGGTGGCATGCATGGTTTTTTCGGCCAGCTTTCTGACTTCGTCGGCGACCACGGCGAATCCCCGGCCGGCCTCGCCGGCCCGGGCCGCTTCGATGGCCGCGTTGAGCGCGAGCAGGTTGGTCTGGTCCGCGATGTCGGAGATGATGCCAAGCACGCGCCCGATGTCTTCCGCCTGCCGGCCGAGCCGTGTCATGCGTTCGCGGGCCTTGGAGGCGTCGGCCTTGACCTGTTCCATGGACGCCGCCACCTGGCCGATGGTGGCCGCGCCTTCCTCGGCCTTCTCCCGGGCCTGGGCGGAAATGTCGGCCGCGGCCGCGGCGCTTTTGGCCACCTCGAACACCGTGGCGTTCATTTCCTCCATGGCCGAGGCGGTTTCCTCCACGCGCCGGGCCTGGACCTCTGCGCCGTCGGACGCCTGCCCGATGTGGTCCGACAATGTCCGAGCGGCCGAAGACACCACCGAGACTACCGCTTCCAGGCGGTTGGCGGCCACCAGCATGCCCTCGGCCTTGGCCCGTTCGGCTTGGCGCGAGGCTTCTTCGGCCTTGTCCGTGGCGGCTTGGCAGGCCAGGGCCTTTTCCTCGGCTTCACGGCTTTTGGCCCGCACGCTGGCCATGGTTTCGCCCAGGCGTTGCGCCATGGCGCCCAGCGCGGCGTACATGGCCGCGATCTCGTCCTTGAAGCGCGGTGGTTGCAGGCGTGCTTCGTACCGGCCCGCACTGACGGCCTGCAAAAATTCCCCAACCCGCGACAAGGGGCGAATCACCGACCGGTCCATGAAGAGCCAGATGCCGCCGACGACCAGCATCAAGCTGGCCAGCGCCACCCAGGCGATGGTCGTCACGGTCGCGCGTGCCGGCCGCATAAGCTCCCGTTTGGCGATGCAACTGACGAAGCGCCAGCCGGTCTCCGGCGCGTCGAAGACATTGGCCACATAGGTTTCGCCGCCGAGGTCGACCTCGACCTTGCCCGCCGGACCCGAGAAAAGCGATTCCAGGGAGGCGTCCCCAAGTTCCGTAAGTTTTTTGAGGCTGTGTTGCGGCTGCTCGGTATCGGCGATGATGGTGCCGTTTCGGGTGGCCACGATGACGAAGCCGGTTTTGCCCGGACGGATATCCGCCACCATATCGGTGATGACGGAAAGGGAGATATCGGCCGAGACCACGCCAAGGATATGGCCGGAGGCGTCGGAAAAGGCCCGGGCCGCGCTGATGGAGGCCCGCCCGTCGGTGGAGCGGAAGGGTGCGGACAGGACGGCCGTGTCCGGCGCTGCTGCCGCGGCCTTGTACCAGGCGCGCCCGCGCGGATCGTAGGCGGCGCGAGGGGCGTCCGAACTGCTGATGAAGCCGCCGAACCGGCTGCCCAGATAGACCTTGCGGTAGTTGGGATGGGACTTTTGCATAAGGAGGCAGCGCTCCCGCAATTGTCGACCCAGGGCGTCGTCCGCGCGCGGCAGGGTGGCGACCTTGCCCGTGACGGACAGGAAATCGGTCAGGCCGGCATCGATGCCGCGCAGCTCCGGGTACGAGGCCAGATGGTCCATATTGGCCTTTGCCTCGTGTAAAAACAGCTGGATGGCCGTATTCGTTTCGGCAAGATCCCTTTTGGAATCGGAAATGTAGTTGTCATAGGAAAGGACGACGATATCATAGGCGGTAATGCCCAAGATGCACAAAAAAGGAATGATGATGATGGCGATGACGCCGCAGATCAGTTTGATTTTGATGGAGCATCGCATGCTCGCCTCCTTTGTCCGTTTTCCATCGACCCGGGTCCGGGCGGCAGGGTGCATCCCGCAAAAAGGGGACCGGCGTGTTTTTCCATGCCGGAAAGGGGCGGGCGCATGAAAAAGCGGGGCGACGTTTGCCTGCGCCGCCCCGCTGCGAATACGGGCACTTCTGCCGGAACAGGCGCGTTGCGCCTGGCGGCGCTTCGCGCCTTATGACCGGCCGGCGCGTTCCGCCTGGCGCAAGGCCGGCCTGGGGTCGACGATATGCCTCCCCAGCGCCATGTCCTTTTTCCCGAGCCCCAGGGCCTGCCCGACAAGCTGGGCCAGATGCAGCACCGGCACGGGCTTTTCGCCGCAAGCGGCGGAGAGCGCGTCCGGCTGGTACATGTCGAGCTGCATGTGGCACAGCGGGCAGGGGGTCAGCAGGCAATGCGCCCCGGCCTTGGCCGCGCTGGTCACGGCCGAAGCGGTCATGCGCATGGCCGTGTGCTCGGCCGGGAACACGGCGTGGAAACCGCAACAGCGCAGGCGTTCCGGAATGGCCACGGGAGTGGCCCCGCAGGCGCGGATGATCCGCTCCAGGCTCTGGGGATTGAGGTGGCTCTCGTAGTTCATGATTTCCGGCGGCCGCACGGAATGGCAGCCGTAAAACGGGGCCACGCGCAGGTTGCCCAAGGGTTTTTCGACCATGGACGACCAATCGTCGCAGGTGTCGGCCAGAATCCACAGGAAGTGGTTCACTTCCGACGTTCCCCGGAAACGCAGGCCGATTTCGGCCAGGCGCTCGTTGGCCTTGTCCATGGTTCCGTCCAGCAGCTTGGCCCGGGCCTGGCGCAGCATCAGGGCGCATGTGCTGCAGGCGGTGACGACCGGCAGGCCCATGTTTTCGGCCAGGGCCAGGTTGCGGGCGTTGGCCAGGAGCGCCGCTTCGGGATCGACGTCCTGCACGTGGCTGGCCCCGCAGCAGGACCAGCCGGGAATTTCCACCAGTTCCATGCCGAGCCGCTTGGCCACGGCCAGGGTGGAGACCAGCGCCTCCTTGGCCGCGGCATGGAGAAC
Coding sequences within:
- a CDS encoding DUF4238 domain-containing protein, which produces MAGKRQHFIPRFLLRGFISKETKKESFTYITRRNTPPIETNIKNVAVESKFYEYQDVSADDYITDNEYGYAKAIEYTRTNETLTKQYEASVASFIESLVVRTRYFRSIITSSTNHLIDRAKEDLLNDENLIRLISGMLADDTRLTKCIDDICKEHPEIDNNKIKQLCREKLKSEKHNLANFVFTGAKVVGPQLFSALKDKTLPEIKTAQIDVLSKSRSETERFRQYKTLNWQVKTYADSNLILGDIGPIAIVKNGDIVPPIFAKDILLIILPISSSKIIIGSSETQFIHLDSSEINMMSASLAVDFIISSHNSQILSKYSKIIGLKSERHYADMIDNIFQQNPLIR
- a CDS encoding diguanylate cyclase, with product MPFVYRITSLSSLLLSALLLLLICTLGHAAVVDVKQGWQYRWGDSPFRADGEAIWAVEGGKSSDKWLDIVFPSNPPQRQGRENVWFRVMLPKGKWRDPVLYIYSVDLIVQVYLEGKKIYQYGKFDEHGRKKFFGWPWHMITLPQDCGGKTLYFRVFSNYMDIGLWGEIKLMERTELLHYIVNNSLQSLIIGSFSLVVALLALFFALVQTKKGTFWAIALYALSAGGMAIGDTQATLLLWYRPLFWDYVSAASYFLVPIASALLLEQWFDGGLRRMFRTIWVFFLCYFVLALGLSLQGLVMLSHTFPVFDMLFALSLPLCLVPFWWFKQMTLEQRSILVAYALLCLLLLLDMAVAHSVVPWGRIPVSWGSLFFIVTIIIISLRYYGRMQKELQALNRSLEEKVQARTRVLSLESEKKGVIGELITGLQQCINVEQARAVLRKELPRLWQPIPGCFYEVQVHGEAYHLSCCWGDYKMSEAQPIISWKQMMEHLEVQEEISWYFPVRIEHPRLGPQQVGAFMLRVDQNTWLQDSEFHHATLLSLARRAMDRINFTLTQLRLQQELRSYSYEDALTGLKNRRFFDDALEREIAQALKQQSDLSLIMLDIDYFKFFNDSYGHAAGDEALRFLAEQMNKTFRHTDIICRYGGEEFVILMPHAKASECHARVLELLQTIARSTIQYAGRDLGTITLSVGISSWPSFVENPQELLSHADRALYQAKERGRNRVVLYGE
- a CDS encoding methyl-accepting chemotaxis protein; amino-acid sequence: MRCSIKIKLICGVIAIIIIPFLCILGITAYDIVVLSYDNYISDSKRDLAETNTAIQLFLHEAKANMDHLASYPELRGIDAGLTDFLSVTGKVATLPRADDALGRQLRERCLLMQKSHPNYRKVYLGSRFGGFISSSDAPRAAYDPRGRAWYKAAAAAPDTAVLSAPFRSTDGRASISAARAFSDASGHILGVVSADISLSVITDMVADIRPGKTGFVIVATRNGTIIADTEQPQHSLKKLTELGDASLESLFSGPAGKVEVDLGGETYVANVFDAPETGWRFVSCIAKRELMRPARATVTTIAWVALASLMLVVGGIWLFMDRSVIRPLSRVGEFLQAVSAGRYEARLQPPRFKDEIAAMYAALGAMAQRLGETMASVRAKSREAEEKALACQAATDKAEEASRQAERAKAEGMLVAANRLEAVVSVVSSAARTLSDHIGQASDGAEVQARRVEETASAMEEMNATVFEVAKSAAAAADISAQAREKAEEGAATIGQVAASMEQVKADASKARERMTRLGRQAEDIGRVLGIISDIADQTNLLALNAAIEAARAGEAGRGFAVVADEVRKLAEKTMHATKEVDKAIRDIQDGTRHSSQAVDHDAATIDKTVALAEESRRILSRIKALADSTADQVHAIATAAEQQSATSEAINQSIGDISAISSTTTDAMRQSGDVVASVAGQVEELSALIGELQHSGEAGPKAVAG
- a CDS encoding CoB--CoM heterodisulfide reductase iron-sulfur subunit B family protein, which produces MKYAFFPGCVLHAAAKEALVSTLAVAKRLGMELVEIPGWSCCGASHVQDVDPEAALLANARNLALAENMGLPVVTACSTCALMLRQARAKLLDGTMDKANERLAEIGLRFRGTSEVNHFLWILADTCDDWSSMVEKPLGNLRVAPFYGCHSVRPPEIMNYESHLNPQSLERIIRACGATPVAIPERLRCCGFHAVFPAEHTAMRMTASAVTSAAKAGAHCLLTPCPLCHMQLDMYQPDALSAACGEKPVPVLHLAQLVGQALGLGKKDMALGRHIVDPRPALRQAERAGRS